GAAAACCTTCCCGCCATTTGGCGAGGGGTTAAGCCGAACCCTCGCCCCTCACGGCAGGAAGGAGGTCAGCATCGGCAGGTAATAAAAGTGTTGCGCAACCACCGGATGGCCCGCACAGTTGAGCGCGGGAAATGGCCCACCGGAGGTTAGAATTATTTCGAGTTATTTCAAAAAAATTTTGCATTAAATAAAAGCAAAGGTTTATATAGTTAAAGCACCTAATACTATATGAGGAGTGCTGTGCAGGGGAGACTGAAGCGAAAGCTTCACTCCGAGCAGGCCCAACCCAAACGGTGGTTCCATGATCTGAGATGGTCACGGGATCACTAACTAGGGAAAGGTCCGTCAAGAGTGGAACTTCACTCCTGCCTCGTCTGTACGGCGCTCCTCACTCCTTCTAACGTCCATTAAAAGACAGTCCGATAACATCACGTTTGGAAGAGCCTCCTGATCACCGGGTCCGGAATGAGGTACTCCCTTCCCGCATGCTCCAGAAAACCGTAGTTAACGAGCTTCTTGAGAAGCAGGTTAAGGTTCTTATGACCTCCTCCCCGTCCTGAAGGGCGAGGGTTCCAACGAGTTAACCCCTCGCTAAGGGCGGGGAGGTTTGAGGGGTAATCCTCACCACCCCTTTTGAAGGGGGTTCGGAGAACCCCTCCGGGAGGGTCTTCCCCCAATTACCCCTACCCGCCGTCAAACCCGGCAGGCTCGGGGTTATCTTTTCCACAACCTTCTTCAAAATATTAAACGCTCCAACAAGGTCGGCGTTCATAACAACACCCTTCCCACGGCACTTAAATAAACCCCTAACAAAGCGGGCATTAGAATGGCGTTGGCCGCAGAGAGGGCAAAGCTGGGAAGTGAAAGCCTCATCAACAACCACAACCAGAATACCATATTCTTCCGAGACTTCCTTGAGACGTTTGATAACGTAATTGAACCGCCAAACGTGGGAGAGGAGAAAATTCTGCTTTCTGCCTTTCTCAGAGTTCCGGGCTATGCCTTTAGGATAACCAACCACAATCCTCGAAACTCCGAGGTGATAAAGCCTCTCGACAGTTTGTCTCACGGCAGTGTTGATGTAATGCTTGGCTTGGAGCTTGGCCTTCTCGTGCATTCTTTTGAGTTTTCTACTCGTTTTTGCTCCAGACTTGTTGAGTTTTGACTGGTAATCTGAAATCCTCTCCTGCCAGTAAAAGGCGATGCTCTTCAAGGGCCTTCCATTGACCAAAAAACTCTCACCGTTCTCAACGTAAACGGCCATCAGGTTGTTTACTCCCAAGTCAATACCCGCCGAGAGGTCTCCTAAGGGTTGCCTTGGAACTCTCACCCATTCGCCGTTGATTAGCTTCTCTCCAACGGTGAAGCTAACGTGAGCATACCATTTCCGCTTTACCTCGTCGTAAGTTATCTCTAACCGCCCCTGCTTGCCCTTAAGGTAAATTCTTCCCCTGAATTGAATCCTCAGTCTTCCGAACTTCCCGAGGCGCCTCAACTCAATAACGTTCCCGGTAATCCTGTATTGGTCGTTTCTGATGGGGATTATGAAAATTTTCTTACCGTTTTCTTCTCTAACAAAGCCGGGAGGTTTTGGTCTGAACCACTCCGGCAATTCTCCGTTTTTCTTCTTGTTGAGTTGGAAGAAGCTCCTCCAGCTTTCAGCGTTCTTCCTCGCTAACTGCTGGACTGTTGAGCTGCCAATCCAGTTTTTGAACTCGTGGTAAACTTCTTTTTCTGTTCCATTAAAATCAATCCTGCCGAATTCTTTGAATTGTTTTAAACGCTGGTAGTTCAGCTTGTTCCAGATTACTGCCGAAGCGTGAGCTAACTCGAAAAGGATTTTCTCCTGCTCTTTTGAGGGCTGGAGTTTGATGGTTACTGTCCTCTTCATTTCAGAGTATGGTATTGTTATTAGGCCTTAAAAGAGTATCGCTTTCCCGCTCAAGG
This genomic window from Thermococcus celericrescens contains:
- a CDS encoding RNA-guided endonuclease InsQ/TnpB family protein; protein product: MKRTVTIKLQPSKEQEKILFELAHASAVIWNKLNYQRLKQFKEFGRIDFNGTEKEVYHEFKNWIGSSTVQQLARKNAESWRSFFQLNKKKNGELPEWFRPKPPGFVREENGKKIFIIPIRNDQYRITGNVIELRRLGKFGRLRIQFRGRIYLKGKQGRLEITYDEVKRKWYAHVSFTVGEKLINGEWVRVPRQPLGDLSAGIDLGVNNLMAVYVENGESFLVNGRPLKSIAFYWQERISDYQSKLNKSGAKTSRKLKRMHEKAKLQAKHYINTAVRQTVERLYHLGVSRIVVGYPKGIARNSEKGRKQNFLLSHVWRFNYVIKRLKEVSEEYGILVVVVDEAFTSQLCPLCGQRHSNARFVRGLFKCRGKGVVMNADLVGAFNILKKVVEKITPSLPGLTAGRGNWGKTLPEGFSEPPSKGVVRITPQTSPPLARG